A stretch of the Bacillus sp. FJAT-18017 genome encodes the following:
- a CDS encoding carbohydrate ABC transporter permease — MSDSYSTKHRKNALLLSIIPGLGQFYNKQALKGSAFLILAASFFIVFGNLLNYGFWGIFTLGEIPFEHHSIFYMVYGILAIIVTVFGLAFYIFNLNDAYKIGKRRDQNEPISTFREQYKNLIDNGFPYLIMSPGFMLLVFVVIFPIIFVVLLAFTNYDLYHSPPAKLVDWVGFKNFFDIFKVDIWRQTFFSVFGWTIVWTFIATTFQVALGIFLAILINQKDLKGKAIIRTVFILPWAVPAFVSILVFAGMFNESFGTINLHILAFFGIENVPWMTEPFFTRLALILIQTWLGFPFIFAMTTGVLQAIPNELYEAATVDGATIWQKFRNITLPLVLFATAPILITQYTFNFNNFNIIYLFNGGGPAITGQNAGGTDILISWIYRLTMTSAQYSKAAAITLLLSILVITVAVWQFKKTKSFQEEDMM; from the coding sequence ATGTCTGATTCCTATTCAACCAAGCACCGCAAAAACGCACTACTATTATCAATTATTCCGGGGTTAGGCCAGTTTTACAATAAACAGGCCCTTAAGGGAAGTGCTTTCCTTATCCTGGCAGCATCATTCTTTATTGTATTCGGAAATTTACTGAATTACGGTTTTTGGGGGATTTTCACTCTCGGCGAAATTCCATTTGAACATCATTCGATATTTTATATGGTTTATGGCATCCTTGCCATTATTGTTACCGTTTTCGGGCTAGCCTTTTATATCTTCAACCTGAATGATGCTTATAAAATAGGAAAAAGACGGGATCAAAATGAACCGATCAGCACATTCAGGGAGCAATACAAAAATCTGATCGACAATGGTTTCCCATACCTGATTATGTCACCGGGATTTATGCTGTTGGTGTTCGTGGTTATTTTCCCGATTATTTTTGTCGTGCTGCTTGCATTCACAAACTATGACCTTTATCATTCGCCTCCTGCAAAGCTAGTCGATTGGGTAGGATTTAAAAACTTTTTTGATATTTTCAAAGTTGATATTTGGAGACAGACATTCTTCTCCGTATTTGGCTGGACGATTGTCTGGACATTCATTGCCACGACCTTCCAGGTTGCATTGGGAATTTTCCTGGCAATTCTGATCAACCAAAAGGACTTGAAAGGCAAAGCAATCATTCGTACTGTGTTTATCTTGCCTTGGGCGGTACCTGCTTTCGTTTCTATCCTCGTTTTCGCGGGTATGTTCAATGAATCATTCGGTACAATCAACCTTCATATTCTAGCATTCTTTGGAATCGAAAATGTTCCTTGGATGACTGAGCCATTCTTCACCAGGCTCGCATTGATTCTGATCCAGACATGGCTGGGCTTCCCATTCATCTTTGCAATGACAACCGGAGTGCTCCAGGCTATCCCGAACGAACTGTACGAAGCGGCAACTGTTGATGGGGCAACCATCTGGCAGAAGTTTAGGAACATCACACTTCCGCTTGTATTGTTTGCGACCGCGCCTATTCTGATTACGCAATACACGTTTAATTTCAATAACTTTAATATCATTTATCTGTTCAATGGCGGAGGCCCTGCAATCACAGGCCAGAATGCCGGTGGTACCGATATTTTGATTTCTTGGATTTACCGCCTGACAATGACATCAGCGCAGTATTCAAAAGCGGCAGCCATTACACTTCTGTTATCCATTCTTGTCATTACAGTAGCAGTATGGCAGTTTAAGAAAACGAAGTCATTCCAGGAAGAGGATATGATGTAG